A window of Mytilus edulis chromosome 10, xbMytEdul2.2, whole genome shotgun sequence contains these coding sequences:
- the LOC139492792 gene encoding uncharacterized protein, with translation SVQSNAYYIKQKLYCGCNFSSTVATVSSHVTRGATRTRKGPTVFSSSDLKFESNKLLTASISPNTSDTYETAVRSFDQFRSSHGHAIVWPPSLNVICNFIAYLSVRGYAPSTAKSYIFGIAFKCKMLNITDNTHNFIIKKRLIGMERLDKRVDSRLPITPQILDKLISLLPSVCLSQYETLLFSGLFSLAYFGFFRIGELVVNKSLAHSHTLSLDDFSFSDNNVSINLKFSKTDQLGKGSLIIIPSINSHVCPVHLLKKYFIARPKTIGPAFIHFGGHYVTRYQFNAVLKKALNVANITSDNFQSHSFRIGAASQSSKMGFSDDEIQDFGRWESKAYKTYIRIPTLKLASQI, from the coding sequence TCAGTTCAAAGCAATGCATATTACATCAAACAAAAACTGTATTGCGGATGCAATTTCTCGTCAACAGTGGCCACGGTTTCGTCGCATGTCACCAGAGGCGCTACAAGAACCAGAAAAGGTCCCACAGTCTTTTCTTCAAGTGATCTCAAATTTGAATCCAACAAGTTGTTAACGGCGTCAATCTCACCAAACACAAGTGACACTTATGAAACTGCTGTCAGGTCATTTGATCAATTTAGATCTTCACACGGACATGCCATTGTTTGGCCACCCTCACTTAATGTTATCTGTAACTTTATAGCATATTTATCTGTGCGAGGTTATGCTCCGTCTACTGCCAAGTCTTATATTTTTGGTATAGcctttaaatgtaaaatgttaaatattactGATAACACTCACAATTTTATAATTAAGAAAAGGTTAATTGGAATGGAAAGGCTTGACAAACGAGTGGATTCAAGATTGCCAATTACACCACAGATTTTAGATAAATTGATTTCACTATTACCATCTGTATGTCTCTCACAATATGAGACCTTATTGTTTTCGGGGTTGTTTAGTTTGGCGTATTTTGGTTTTTTCAGGATAGGGGAATTAGTAGTCAATAAATCACTGGCACATTCTCACACTTTGTCGTTAGATGATTTTAGTTTTTCAGACAATAACGTTTCTATCaaccttaaattttcaaaaactgaTCAGTTAGGCAAAGGTAGTTTAATAATTATACCTTCAATTAATTCTCATGTATGTCCTGTtcatttattaaagaaatattttattgccAGGCCCAAAACCATTGGTCCTGCATTCATACACTTCGGTGGTCACTATGTTACACGTTATCAGTTTAACGCTGTTCTAAAGAAAGCTCTGAATGTGGCGAATATTACATCGGATAATTTTCAAAGTCATAGTTTTAGGATCGGAGCTGCATCTCAGTCTTCGAAAATGGGGTTTTCTGATGATGAAATTCAGGATTTTGGTCGTTGGGAATCAAAAGCTTATAAAACATATATCAGAATACCAACGCTAAAGTTAGCAAGTCAAATTTAA